One segment of Clostridium ljungdahlii DSM 13528 DNA contains the following:
- a CDS encoding LysR family transcriptional regulator, whose translation MDINKYALFVKAAEIGNLTRAAMQLSYSQTAASHMISSLEDELGVKLLYRGRNGVSVTEEGEQILSLAKEIVINDERIHQIIGQEGVYRGNVRIGVITSVAVQWMPKIIRKFRKEYPLVELQINDAINYEWIKDWFSKDEIDCAFTAENGMSNGNDIPLISDPYYVIMSKHHPLCRYEKITKELLAGETFVIPSEGTNYSIGKILRQAKGRLLEHTRFLSDQSTIALVRSECGISILPELVLNSYSCEGLVRRRLEPEVSRTICLCLPNRKYISPSTKAFVAFIQKWVQKE comes from the coding sequence GTGGACATAAATAAATATGCACTTTTTGTAAAAGCAGCTGAAATTGGAAATTTGACAAGAGCTGCCATGCAATTAAGCTATAGCCAGACTGCGGCCAGTCATATGATTTCTTCTTTAGAAGATGAGCTAGGGGTTAAACTTTTGTATCGTGGAAGAAATGGAGTTTCTGTAACAGAAGAGGGGGAACAGATTTTAAGTTTGGCAAAAGAAATTGTGATAAATGATGAGAGGATACATCAAATTATTGGTCAGGAAGGAGTATACAGAGGGAATGTACGAATTGGAGTCATTACTAGTGTGGCGGTACAATGGATGCCTAAAATAATTAGAAAATTTCGCAAAGAATATCCACTGGTAGAGCTGCAGATAAATGATGCCATTAATTATGAATGGATTAAAGACTGGTTTTCTAAAGATGAAATTGATTGTGCTTTTACTGCAGAAAATGGAATGAGTAATGGTAATGATATTCCACTAATATCTGACCCTTATTATGTAATAATGTCTAAGCACCATCCCCTTTGTAGATATGAGAAGATTACGAAAGAACTACTGGCAGGGGAAACTTTTGTTATTCCAAGTGAAGGAACTAACTATTCTATTGGGAAAATTTTACGGCAAGCAAAGGGCAGGTTACTAGAACATACTAGATTTTTAAGCGATCAATCAACTATTGCTTTAGTTCGGAGTGAATGTGGTATCAGTATTCTGCCGGAACTGGTGTTAAATTCTTATTCTTGTGAGGGACTAGTTAGGAGAAGATTGGAACCTGAGGTGAGTAGAACCATTTGCCTTTGCCTCCCGAACAGAAAATATATAAGCCCTAGTACAAAAGCTTTTGTGGCATTTATACAAAAATGGGTTCAGAAAGAATAG
- a CDS encoding winged helix-turn-helix transcriptional regulator gives MNRDIIEKFPNQRKRQKDFKCSIGFAMTVIGSKWRAIILWHILKNDPIRYGELKKSIPNISHKVLSQELKSLEMDGLIERIAYTTIPPKVEYIPTDRGKSLENILTELCLWGKKYMNS, from the coding sequence ATGAATAGAGACATAATTGAAAAATTTCCAAATCAAAGAAAAAGACAAAAGGATTTTAAATGTTCCATAGGATTTGCCATGACTGTAATTGGAAGTAAGTGGAGAGCAATAATATTATGGCATATATTGAAAAATGATCCTATAAGATATGGGGAGCTTAAAAAATCTATTCCTAATATAAGTCATAAAGTACTATCTCAAGAATTAAAGTCCTTGGAGATGGATGGTCTTATTGAAAGAATTGCTTATACAACAATACCACCTAAGGTAGAGTATATACCTACAGATAGAGGAAAATCCTTAGAAAACATCTTAACTGAACTATGCCTTTGGGGTAAAAAATATATGAATTCATAA
- a CDS encoding DUF4386 family protein, producing the protein MDMVTFYRTSGVFIILVALGFTISQTGITKLFNYPQILRSPVDVILSKYYKGGAKLKFFWTCFALSSLMLIPMSAIFYKVLNRNDTPYLIIGAAFGMVSGVFYVLGLMRWTFLADNLSSKYINEVDNTNMKETIEIIFQSFHVYCGNSIGETMGFLCMGIWISISGISMIGSKILPSFIGLGFIVCGIGIFLGPLEWVGVKFANKVNKLSMKILMLLLVYMGIKLIIC; encoded by the coding sequence ATGGATATGGTTACATTTTATAGAACTTCAGGAGTATTTATTATTTTAGTTGCATTAGGATTTACTATTAGTCAAACAGGTATAACTAAGTTATTTAATTATCCTCAAATACTAAGATCTCCTGTTGATGTTATTTTGTCAAAATATTATAAGGGAGGAGCAAAATTAAAATTTTTTTGGACCTGTTTTGCATTGAGCTCATTAATGCTAATTCCAATGTCTGCAATATTTTATAAAGTTTTAAATAGAAATGATACTCCTTATTTAATAATTGGAGCAGCATTTGGGATGGTATCTGGAGTTTTTTATGTTTTAGGACTTATGAGATGGACATTTTTAGCAGATAATTTATCAAGTAAGTATATAAATGAAGTTGATAATACCAATATGAAAGAAACAATTGAAATAATTTTTCAATCTTTTCATGTGTATTGTGGAAATTCAATTGGTGAAACAATGGGATTCTTATGCATGGGTATATGGATTAGTATATCAGGAATATCAATGATTGGTTCAAAAATATTGCCTTCATTCATAGGTTTAGGATTTATTGTTTGTGGTATAGGAATATTTTTAGGCCCTTTAGAGTGGGTAGGTGTTAAATTTGCCAACAAAGTAAATAAGTTATCTATGAAAATATTAATGTTGCTTCTTGTGTATATGGGAATAAAATTAATTATTTGTTGA
- the asnB gene encoding asparagine synthase B codes for MCTIMCYTGTDMKHEKFAEALQRTESRGPDMTEILTLPSGILGFQRLSIMDLSFSGMQPFTRKTDAAICNGEIYGFRKIKEELIKKGHKFISDSDCEILLPMYYEYGLDMFSKLDAEFATIIYDGKKDRYIAARDPIGIRPLFYGYSSSGKIMFASEAKNLVGLTYKIMSFPPGHYYADGKFTCYCDIAATESDYCKDDLETICSNIHDKLVAGVEKRMDADAPVGFLLSGGLDSSLVCAIAQKMNPEKPIKTFAIGMTEDAIDLKYAKEVADYIHSDHTVVYMTKEEVIESLDEVIKILGTYDITTIRASMGMYLICKKIHEISDVRVLLTGEISDELFGYKYTDFAPNAEEFQKESQKRIRELYMYDVLRADRCISSNSLEARVPFGDLDFVKYVMSIDPEKKLNKYNMGKYLLRHSFEGDYLPHDILYREKAAFSDAVGHSMVDYLKEYAETYYSDEEFEKLCKKYEYHVEPFTKESLLYREIFEKYYPGQADMIVDFWMPNKEWEGCNVNDPSARVLSNYGASGK; via the coding sequence ATGTGTACAATTATGTGCTATACAGGAACGGATATGAAACATGAAAAATTTGCAGAGGCATTGCAGAGAACTGAGTCCAGAGGACCGGATATGACGGAAATTCTTACTTTGCCATCTGGTATTTTGGGTTTTCAAAGACTTTCTATTATGGATTTAAGTTTTAGCGGAATGCAGCCATTCACAAGAAAAACAGATGCAGCTATCTGTAATGGTGAAATTTATGGCTTTCGCAAAATTAAAGAAGAACTAATAAAAAAAGGGCATAAGTTTATTTCTGACAGTGATTGTGAAATATTACTTCCTATGTACTATGAATATGGACTAGATATGTTTTCAAAGCTAGATGCAGAATTTGCAACTATTATATATGATGGAAAAAAGGACAGATATATTGCAGCACGAGATCCAATTGGAATTCGTCCTTTATTTTATGGCTATTCTTCATCAGGTAAGATCATGTTTGCAAGTGAAGCTAAAAACTTGGTTGGTCTTACATATAAAATTATGTCATTTCCACCAGGACATTACTATGCTGATGGTAAATTTACGTGTTATTGTGATATAGCAGCAACAGAAAGTGATTACTGCAAGGATGATTTAGAAACTATTTGCAGCAATATTCATGATAAATTGGTAGCAGGTGTAGAAAAACGTATGGATGCTGATGCTCCTGTAGGATTCTTGTTAAGCGGTGGTTTAGATAGTTCACTCGTATGTGCAATTGCTCAGAAAATGAATCCTGAAAAACCAATTAAAACATTTGCTATAGGTATGACTGAAGATGCAATTGATTTAAAATATGCAAAAGAAGTTGCAGATTACATTCATAGTGATCATACTGTTGTTTATATGACAAAAGAAGAAGTAATTGAATCACTTGATGAGGTTATTAAAATTCTTGGAACATACGATATTACCACAATAAGAGCAAGTATGGGAATGTATTTGATTTGCAAGAAAATACATGAGATTTCTGATGTCAGAGTGCTTCTCACTGGTGAAATTTCTGATGAATTATTTGGCTATAAATATACTGATTTTGCTCCAAATGCAGAAGAATTTCAAAAGGAATCACAGAAGAGAATTCGAGAGCTTTATATGTACGATGTACTTCGTGCAGACCGTTGTATAAGCTCAAATTCTTTAGAAGCAAGAGTACCATTTGGTGATTTGGATTTTGTAAAATATGTTATGTCCATTGACCCAGAAAAGAAATTAAACAAATACAACATGGGTAAGTACCTTTTGAGACATTCATTTGAAGGCGATTACTTGCCACATGATATTTTGTATCGTGAAAAAGCAGCATTTAGTGATGCTGTAGGGCATTCTATGGTAGATTATTTAAAGGAATATGCAGAAACATATTATTCTGATGAAGAATTTGAAAAGCTATGTAAAAAATATGAATATCATGTTGAACCATTTACAAAAGAATCATTGCTATATAGAGAAATTTTTGAAAAATATTATCCAGGACAAGCAGATATGATAGTAGACTTTTGGATGCCAAACAAAGAATGGGAAGGCTGTAACGTAAACGACCCTAGTGCTAGAGTATTATCAAATTATGGTGCTAGTGGTAAATAA
- the brnQ gene encoding branched-chain amino acid transport system II carrier protein, producing MKEKLRFNQNLLIGSLLFGLFFGAGNLIFPVQMGQEAGNHTLTATIGFLITGVGLPILGIVASALSKSESLLDMAGPISSRYSKIFTCLLYLTIGPLFAIPRTATVAFEVGIHPFISSGDLKLGLFIFSLIFFVFTIYFSLRPGQILDWIGKYLTPIFLVLLSVLLIATFVKPMGQVSQYAAQGKYVTQPLFTGLLDGYNTMDALASLAFAIIIISNIRKLGIKNPNLIAVETCKSGLVSVVGMAVIYGSLAYMGATSLGSIKRADNGGSILSMVSNHYFGFVGKVLLAAIVAIACVKTAIGLITSCSEMFSEMFPKSIPYKKYAVLFTVCSFAIANFGLNSIIKLSLPVLMFLYPLAITLIVLSLLTPFIHKQNDIYRWTTVLTGIAAFFDFCKALPDPFVKSYIVTQLVNFAHLYLPGFDYGFGWLLPAFCGFFIGLIIWIIRGKKASN from the coding sequence ATGAAAGAAAAGCTACGTTTTAATCAAAATTTATTAATAGGTTCATTACTATTTGGACTATTTTTTGGTGCAGGTAACTTAATCTTTCCGGTGCAAATGGGACAAGAAGCCGGAAATCATACTTTAACAGCAACTATTGGGTTTTTAATTACAGGTGTAGGATTGCCTATTTTAGGAATTGTTGCATCAGCACTTTCAAAAAGTGAAAGTTTGCTTGATATGGCAGGTCCAATTAGTTCACGTTATTCAAAAATATTTACCTGCTTATTATATTTAACAATTGGTCCACTGTTTGCAATTCCTCGTACTGCCACAGTTGCATTTGAGGTAGGAATTCATCCTTTTATTTCTAGTGGAGATTTGAAACTTGGATTATTTATTTTCTCACTAATATTTTTTGTCTTTACCATTTATTTTTCATTAAGGCCAGGACAAATTTTAGATTGGATAGGTAAATATCTTACTCCTATTTTTTTAGTACTTCTATCTGTTCTATTAATTGCTACCTTTGTAAAGCCAATGGGACAAGTTAGTCAATATGCAGCTCAAGGGAAGTATGTTACTCAGCCATTATTTACTGGCTTATTAGATGGATATAATACTATGGATGCCTTAGCATCCTTAGCTTTTGCAATTATCATTATTTCTAATATACGAAAGTTAGGTATTAAAAATCCAAATTTAATTGCTGTTGAAACATGTAAATCGGGTTTAGTTAGTGTTGTTGGTATGGCTGTTATCTATGGATCATTAGCTTATATGGGAGCTACAAGCTTAGGCAGTATAAAGCGTGCTGATAATGGCGGAAGTATTTTATCTATGGTAAGTAATCATTATTTTGGCTTTGTTGGCAAAGTGTTATTAGCAGCTATCGTAGCAATTGCATGTGTAAAAACAGCTATTGGATTAATTACCTCTTGTTCTGAAATGTTTAGTGAAATGTTTCCAAAATCCATTCCTTATAAAAAATATGCAGTTTTATTTACAGTTTGTTCCTTTGCAATTGCCAATTTTGGATTAAATAGCATAATTAAGTTATCCTTACCAGTACTTATGTTTTTATATCCATTAGCAATTACTTTAATTGTATTGTCACTATTAACTCCATTTATACATAAACAAAATGATATTTATAGATGGACAACTGTGCTAACAGGTATTGCAGCATTTTTTGACTTTTGTAAGGCGCTGCCTGATCCATTTGTAAAAAGTTATATAGTAACACAACTTGTTAACTTTGCTCATTTGTATTTACCTGGTTTTGATTATGGGTTTGGATGGTTATTACCAGCATTCTGTGGCTTTTTTATAGGATTAATTATTTGGATTATTCGTGGGAAAAAAGCTAGTAACTAA
- a CDS encoding MarR family winged helix-turn-helix transcriptional regulator, which produces MSKSNKKQIEEFSELWHQIIKKSNFRKIEDQFQRLNGLTTIEISIINIVSKNPDVILGEIVLALDIPKSTLTNAINRLEKRNYINRIISKRDRRSYGLKLTEEGHLAQKEHLDFEHTVYGRLLDALDTDEEKQELFKLFRKMINNLEE; this is translated from the coding sequence ATGAGCAAGTCAAATAAAAAGCAAATCGAAGAATTTAGTGAACTTTGGCACCAAATTATTAAAAAATCTAATTTTAGAAAGATAGAAGATCAATTTCAGCGGTTAAATGGATTAACAACTATTGAGATTAGTATAATTAATATTGTTTCAAAAAATCCTGATGTAATTTTGGGTGAAATAGTTCTAGCCTTAGATATACCAAAAAGTACGCTGACAAATGCTATTAATAGACTTGAAAAGCGAAATTATATAAATAGAATTATTAGCAAAAGAGATAGAAGATCTTATGGACTAAAACTTACTGAAGAAGGTCATCTTGCTCAAAAAGAACATTTGGATTTTGAACATACGGTATATGGAAGACTATTGGATGCCCTTGATACTGATGAAGAAAAACAAGAATTATTTAAATTATTTAGGAAGATGATTAATAATTTAGAAGAGTAA
- a CDS encoding LysR family transcriptional regulator, with translation MDIKQLTYFLTIAEEKSITKASEKLHIAQPHLSQQLKLLEEELNVKLIERTTRKFQVTDAGKRLWHRSKQIIELMESTVKELKDFNEGMEGTLSIGTISSAGDILLPQRIYSFNKKYPKINFEIQECSTNEILELLKSGVIEIGIIRTPLNSEIYESINLPIEPMVAASSNSFYWNNKGKICLNELAGKPLLVHRRYEKMIIELCKQTGFNPRILCKIEDTRSILLLADTGMGIGIVPKDWIELIPNTNLNYKEINEPSLDTNTTIVWMKDQYLSSAAKHFLQTFKA, from the coding sequence ATGGATATTAAGCAGCTTACTTATTTTCTTACAATTGCTGAAGAAAAAAGCATAACTAAAGCATCTGAAAAATTACATATAGCTCAACCACATCTCAGTCAGCAATTGAAACTTCTAGAAGAAGAATTAAATGTTAAATTGATAGAAAGAACTACTCGAAAATTTCAGGTAACTGACGCAGGTAAAAGATTATGGCATAGATCTAAGCAAATAATAGAATTAATGGAATCAACAGTTAAAGAGCTAAAGGACTTTAATGAAGGAATGGAAGGAACTCTATCCATCGGTACCATATCTTCTGCAGGAGATATCCTTTTACCTCAGCGAATATATAGTTTTAATAAAAAATATCCAAAAATAAATTTTGAGATACAAGAATGCAGCACAAATGAAATCTTAGAATTGTTAAAAAGCGGCGTAATTGAAATTGGAATTATACGTACTCCTTTGAACTCAGAAATTTACGAATCAATAAACTTACCTATTGAACCAATGGTGGCTGCAAGCAGTAACAGTTTCTATTGGAACAATAAAGGAAAGATATGTCTAAACGAACTTGCAGGTAAGCCTCTGTTAGTACATCGCAGATATGAAAAAATGATAATAGAATTATGCAAACAAACAGGATTTAATCCAAGAATACTTTGTAAAATTGAGGATACTAGATCAATATTATTACTAGCAGATACAGGAATGGGAATTGGCATTGTACCAAAAGATTGGATTGAGCTTATTCCAAATACAAATTTAAATTATAAGGAAATTAATGAACCATCATTGGATACGAATACTACTATAGTATGGATGAAAGATCAATATCTATCTTCTGCAGCTAAGCACTTTTTGCAAACTTTTAAAGCATAG
- a CDS encoding histidine kinase, which yields MIIIKFLIVSEDQSISSILSKIIQDHNLGETIEYSCSQFISESYLLNIKAIDILIVSLPIAIVNKLISKFDGKIIVVSDISDKTIIAQAYLLGVEYYITKPINELEIVEVIKKVVKLIKLQKYMYNIKNILNMTGTKT from the coding sequence GTGATTATCATAAAATTTCTTATTGTTAGTGAAGACCAATCTATTAGTTCTATTTTATCTAAAATTATTCAAGACCACAATCTTGGAGAAACAATTGAATATAGCTGTTCTCAATTTATTTCAGAAAGTTATCTGTTAAATATAAAAGCTATTGATATCCTTATTGTAAGTTTACCAATAGCTATTGTTAATAAATTAATTTCTAAATTTGATGGAAAAATTATAGTAGTTTCTGACATAAGTGATAAAACAATTATTGCCCAAGCTTACTTATTAGGAGTTGAATATTATATTACTAAACCAATTAATGAACTTGAGATTGTAGAAGTTATTAAAAAAGTAGTAAAACTTATAAAACTACAAAAATACATGTATAATATTAAAAATATATTAAATATGACAGGAACAAAAACTTAA
- a CDS encoding L-2-amino-thiazoline-4-carboxylic acid hydrolase: MKYGFFPRMMWFAFHGSFEKQLHIMTGDDPKIVMKKAKIVYQRILEEIPEFDKNDKFIANILNAAMLAAVYMSLKEKTKLDDITTYYHKAMNESVIMKHFMKNQNKYSNEAQTKLAQQAKVSQSKTNPCTWKFRYEAGSDINSFYMYFDTCGICYLFQKLGISEITPAMCSYDYDMAKRGGSVLTRQYTLAKGGTCCDFHYQKKH; encoded by the coding sequence ATGAAGTATGGATTTTTTCCAAGGATGATGTGGTTTGCTTTTCACGGTTCATTTGAGAAACAGTTACATATTATGACAGGTGATGATCCAAAGATAGTGATGAAGAAAGCAAAAATTGTTTATCAAAGAATTTTAGAAGAGATTCCTGAGTTTGATAAAAATGATAAATTCATTGCAAATATTTTAAACGCAGCTATGTTAGCCGCTGTATATATGAGTCTTAAAGAAAAAACAAAGCTTGATGATATTACAACGTATTATCATAAGGCGATGAATGAAAGTGTGATAATGAAACATTTCATGAAAAATCAAAACAAATATTCCAATGAAGCACAAACAAAATTAGCACAACAGGCAAAAGTAAGTCAAAGTAAAACTAATCCTTGTACGTGGAAATTTCGTTATGAAGCTGGATCTGATATAAATAGTTTTTATATGTATTTTGATACTTGTGGAATATGTTATCTGTTTCAAAAGCTTGGCATATCAGAAATAACACCTGCAATGTGTTCCTATGATTATGATATGGCCAAGCGAGGAGGTTCAGTGCTTACGCGGCAGTATACTTTAGCGAAAGGTGGAACCTGCTGTGATTTTCATTATCAGAAAAAACATTAG
- a CDS encoding ketopantoate reductase family protein translates to MKIAILGAGAMGSLYATYLSCIHEVTLLDSYKPQVDAINTNGLTKVEKDNTESNYTIKASISGTDIGIQDLLIVFVKSINTFDAVKENQAIIGPKTIVMTLQNGAGNNHDIANFVKKEHIIVGTSSHNSVSLGLGKFFHSGCGPTNIGPDFPCDESQKAVKIVAQAMCQCNLTVNIIDNIQKVLWGKLFVNCGVNALSAIMECNLGKIHSNPYLWEICTKVVHECVLVAKADGTCFNQAEALETVQHVCISDAAGYASMYQDRQHKRRTEIDKINGVVANLGQTYCIDTPYNEMLVDQIHALEQSYLLS, encoded by the coding sequence ATGAAAATTGCAATCTTAGGAGCTGGCGCTATGGGGAGTCTATATGCTACCTATCTTTCCTGTATCCATGAAGTAACACTGCTGGATAGTTATAAGCCCCAAGTAGATGCCATCAATACAAATGGTCTAACCAAGGTTGAAAAAGACAATACTGAATCAAATTATACCATTAAAGCTTCAATAAGTGGAACTGATATCGGAATTCAGGATTTATTGATTGTATTTGTAAAAAGTATCAACACTTTTGATGCAGTCAAAGAAAATCAAGCTATAATCGGCCCAAAAACCATTGTCATGACGTTACAAAATGGTGCTGGTAACAATCACGACATTGCAAACTTTGTTAAAAAGGAACATATTATCGTTGGTACTAGTAGCCATAACAGTGTTAGCCTTGGGCTAGGCAAATTTTTTCACTCAGGCTGTGGCCCTACCAATATTGGTCCTGACTTTCCCTGCGATGAATCACAAAAGGCAGTGAAAATCGTAGCACAAGCCATGTGCCAGTGCAATCTAACCGTCAACATCATCGATAATATTCAAAAAGTGCTATGGGGAAAATTATTTGTAAACTGCGGTGTAAATGCCCTATCCGCAATAATGGAGTGTAATCTAGGCAAAATTCATTCCAATCCTTATCTCTGGGAAATCTGTACAAAAGTAGTTCACGAATGTGTCCTTGTAGCTAAAGCTGATGGCACATGCTTTAACCAAGCAGAAGCTCTTGAAACTGTGCAACATGTATGCATAAGCGATGCTGCCGGTTATGCCAGTATGTATCAAGACCGTCAGCATAAACGCCGTACAGAAATTGATAAAATTAATGGTGTAGTTGCCAATCTCGGACAAACCTACTGTATTGATACTCCTTATAATGAAATGCTTGTAGATCAGATACATGCATTAGAACAATCCTATTTATTATCTTAA
- a CDS encoding NUDIX hydrolase has product MELWDVYDSERNKTNRTMVRGRDFNEGDYHMVVHICIFNSKGEMLIQQRQPFKEGWSNMWDITVGGSAIEGETSQMAAKRELMEELGIKINLQDIRPHLTINFDNGFDDVYLIQKDIDIVDLTLQYEEVKCVKWASKEEIFSMIDSGEFISYYKSLIQLFFDSKNQYGCHQTI; this is encoded by the coding sequence ATGGAATTATGGGATGTATATGATAGTGAAAGAAATAAAACAAATAGGACAATGGTTCGGGGAAGGGATTTTAATGAAGGCGATTACCATATGGTTGTTCACATTTGCATATTTAATTCGAAGGGTGAGATGTTAATTCAACAAAGACAGCCATTTAAAGAAGGTTGGTCCAATATGTGGGATATTACAGTTGGGGGAAGTGCAATTGAAGGTGAGACAAGTCAAATGGCTGCAAAAAGAGAACTGATGGAGGAATTAGGAATCAAAATTAATCTGCAGGATATAAGACCACATCTTACAATTAATTTTGATAATGGATTTGATGATGTATATTTAATTCAGAAGGATATAGATATTGTTGATTTAACTTTACAATATGAAGAAGTTAAATGTGTAAAATGGGCTTCAAAAGAAGAGATTTTTTCTATGATAGATAGTGGAGAATTTATTTCATATTATAAAAGTTTAATACAATTATTTTTTGATAGTAAAAATCAATATGGATGTCATCAAACAATATAA
- a CDS encoding sensor domain-containing diguanylate cyclase codes for MKFLYKVILVLGILIALSCFVQFVVFNKFFIANTNSLLLSTNEKASENVSMQLVENFNKIQNFVKTVAANEEIRENQELLNKFNAIIPEVDVVTIFNSRGDILHISGNAHIPNVSNLAYRDYFQQAVHGKTYISNVFTSTSGVKVVVISVPIVKDGSIDGVVVGAVKLQGTYLASMFDNKKFGRNGYISILDSKGYVVYHPNKELIGKKSVTFDKLQGKSRSKIMKDYSGKEQFVGFSKVPNLNWYVLVITPTADIMTSRNIVVYETFLGSVVVGILIILLGIYTIKRYSKPLNNLIFSFNALKDGKYKKIEPHNYGEEFQEMVIVYNNTIERLKKEYNDLEEAADIDSLTGAYNRRAFNKFLSTLKQEMSNCGLGRVGALLLDIDNFKKLNDTSGHLAGDNVLKNLAEIMKSSAGDRSVFRFGGDEFAVVIRNISDERLLSIAEAIRLKCEETLNGCTVSIGAAKFPKDTYSIDKLIDFADKALYISKKSRNKVTIFVK; via the coding sequence ATGAAATTTTTATATAAAGTTATATTAGTGCTTGGAATTTTAATTGCTTTAAGTTGTTTTGTTCAATTTGTAGTGTTTAATAAATTTTTTATTGCTAATACTAATTCTTTATTATTGAGTACTAATGAAAAAGCCTCAGAAAATGTTAGTATGCAGCTTGTAGAAAATTTTAACAAAATACAGAATTTTGTAAAGACAGTTGCTGCAAATGAGGAAATTAGAGAAAATCAGGAACTTCTTAATAAATTTAATGCAATCATACCTGAAGTAGACGTAGTAACAATTTTTAATTCTAGAGGAGATATTTTACACATATCTGGTAACGCGCATATACCAAATGTTTCAAACTTGGCATATAGAGATTATTTTCAGCAAGCAGTTCATGGTAAAACTTATATTAGTAATGTTTTTACAAGCACCAGTGGAGTTAAGGTAGTTGTAATATCAGTTCCAATTGTGAAAGATGGCAGCATTGATGGTGTAGTTGTTGGGGCTGTTAAATTACAAGGAACTTATTTAGCATCCATGTTTGATAATAAGAAATTTGGAAGAAATGGTTATATTTCTATTTTAGACAGCAAAGGTTATGTTGTTTATCATCCTAATAAAGAACTAATAGGTAAGAAATCTGTAACTTTTGATAAATTGCAGGGAAAATCAAGGTCAAAGATAATGAAAGACTATTCGGGGAAGGAGCAGTTTGTTGGGTTTAGTAAAGTTCCAAATTTGAACTGGTATGTACTTGTCATTACCCCTACTGCCGACATAATGACAAGTAGGAATATTGTAGTTTATGAAACATTCCTGGGGTCAGTTGTAGTTGGTATTTTGATTATTTTACTTGGTATATATACAATAAAACGATACAGTAAGCCATTGAATAATCTAATCTTTTCATTTAACGCTTTGAAAGATGGAAAATATAAAAAGATTGAACCGCATAATTATGGCGAAGAGTTTCAGGAAATGGTTATAGTTTATAACAATACAATTGAAAGATTGAAAAAAGAGTATAATGACCTTGAAGAAGCTGCTGACATTGATTCTTTGACAGGTGCTTATAATAGACGTGCCTTTAATAAATTTTTAAGTACTTTGAAACAGGAAATGAGTAATTGTGGTTTGGGGAGAGTAGGAGCCCTTTTACTAGATATTGACAATTTTAAAAAATTGAATGATACATCAGGGCATTTAGCTGGAGATAATGTACTTAAAAACCTTGCTGAAATAATGAAATCCTCTGCTGGAGATAGGTCTGTATTTCGTTTTGGTGGAGATGAATTTGCTGTTGTAATTCGCAATATTTCAGATGAAAGATTGTTATCCATTGCAGAAGCAATTCGATTAAAATGTGAAGAAACTTTAAATGGTTGTACTGTTAGTATTGGTGCAGCTAAATTTCCCAAAGATACTTATTCTATAGATAAGTTGATAGATTTTGCGGATAAGGCTCTTTATATAAGCAAAAAAAGTAGAAATAAGGTAACTATTTTTGTGAAATAA
- a CDS encoding DUF3795 domain-containing protein — MFQSRCGVCCNECERKEKVNCTGCINMEKPFWGGECGVKKCCEGKGLNHCGECSEFPCEMLSTMGAAEGFDPEPKIQQCRKWANE, encoded by the coding sequence ATGTTTCAATCAAGATGTGGAGTGTGTTGTAATGAATGTGAGAGAAAAGAAAAAGTAAATTGTACAGGGTGTATTAATATGGAAAAGCCATTCTGGGGTGGAGAATGTGGTGTAAAAAAATGTTGTGAAGGTAAGGGCTTAAATCACTGTGGAGAATGTTCAGAATTTCCATGTGAGATGCTTTCTACTATGGGGGCTGCAGAGGGTTTTGATCCAGAACCCAAAATTCAACAATGTAGAAAATGGGCTAATGAATAA